In one window of Macadamia integrifolia cultivar HAES 741 chromosome 2, SCU_Mint_v3, whole genome shotgun sequence DNA:
- the LOC122058305 gene encoding protein NONRESPONDING TO OXYLIPINS 2, mitochondrial-like isoform X2, protein MTASAILSRLTSRSPSLVLKCQKNALSPSFSPLKSAFPSQVSNSSRRVHGISRLPLELSSQGSLMPLHSAIASARLRSILSVDSQSWGLIPQGISMPL, encoded by the exons ATGACTGCTTCAGCCATTCTTTCGAGATTAACCTCTCGTTCTCCGTCTCTGGTTCTCAAATGCCAGAAAAACGCATTATCACCTTCGTTTTCTCCTCTCAAATCCGCCTTCCCATCTCAGGTTTCCAATTCCTCAAGGCGCGTTCATGGGATTTCAAG ATTACCACTGGAGTTGAGCAGTCAGGGATCGCTGATGCCTTTACACAGCGCAATCGCTTCAGCTCGCCTGAGATCCATTCTATCGGTCGATTCTCAGAGTTGGGGATTGATTCCTCAGG